Genomic DNA from Pseudomonas fluorescens:
CGCGCCCTGGATCACCCGCATCAGCAACAGCAGGATGGGCGCCCACATGCCGATCTGTGCATAAGTGGGCAGCAGGCCCATGATCAGGGTCGGCACGGCCATCATGAAAATGCTCAGGGTGAACATCTTCTTGCGCCCCAGCAGATCGCCAAAATGGGCCATGACGATCCCGCCTAGCGGCCGGGCCAGGTAACCGGCGGCAAAAATGCCGAACGTCTGCATCAAGCGCAGCCACTCAGGCATTTCGGCAGGGAAGAACAATTTGCCGACCACGGTGGCAAAGAACACGAAAATGATGAAATCGTAGAACTCCAGCGCACCGCCCAAGGCAGAAAGCGACAGGGTCTTGTAATCGTTGCGGGTCAATGGACGCGCGGGTTGTGCGGGCGTCGCCGTGCTCGAAGGCGCAGTGGTCATGGCAAGGGCTTCTCTTATAGTCGATTCTGCAACCCTGGCAATACGGGTTGGGGGGCCTGGGCAGGTCCGGCACGATAGCAAATTGTTCGAAAAAGCACATAGAGGTGCGTATTTGATAGTCAAAATCAGAACCGAGTGGTCGTCTCGACGTCTATCGCCCGATATACTCGCAACCTTGCAGTACTCTGTAAGGGGTTGCTGTGCGAAAACGTCGTTGGTGGCGTAGTACCAGAACCAGCCGGTTTCGCAGAGTTTCCCTTTGGCACGCCTTTACGAAAAACGTGACGAACGCAGTATGTTCGGGCTGAATCGTTTTTTACAAAGACGGCTATTCACCTGAAGTACAAGACAGCGTTACGGGTCAGAGGCACCCCCTGCATGATAGAGCTCGAACAAGAAGATCCAATCCCGCAAGGCGACCTGGCCCTGCAAATCACCGCGCTCCCTCGCGAGACCAACGGCTTCGGCGATATTTTCGGCGGCTGGCTGGTGTCCCAGATGGACCTGGCCGGCACCGCCATGGCCAGCAAGGTAGCCGGCGGACGCGTGGCTACCGTGGCGATCGATCGCATGGCGTTCCTCGTGCCGGTGGCAGTGGGGGCGCAGCTTTCCTTTTATACCCAGGCGCTGGAAATCGGCCGCAGCTCGATCCAGATGATGGTCGAGGTCTGGAGCGACGACCCGTTGTCCAGTGAATGGCGCAAGGTGACCGAGGCGGTGTTTGTCTTCGTCGCCATCGACGGCAGTGGTCGGACCCGTTCGGTTCCGCCGCGCGCCCGTTAAACACGGCGGCCGTTTTGCGGTCCATTGCAGTTCCTGTTCCCCGAGCGAGATTTGCAACATGCCTACGCCCAACGTCGAAGCCGTCAAACTGGATGAACTGAACGCCTGGCGCATCCGCCACGGTCAGGCCGAGTTGCTGGTGGCCCAACAAGGCGCGCATATCCTCAGCTATCAAGTGGACGGCCAGCCGCCGCTGATCTGGCTCAACGACGAGGCCACGTTCAAGGCCGGCAAGAGCATTCGCGCGGGCGTGCCGGTGTGCTGGCCGTGGTTCGGCAACCTGACGCGCAACCCCGACAGCGTACAGGCCATGCGCGTGACCAACGACCCGGCCACGGCCCACGGCCTGGTACGGGCGATGGATTGGGAATTGAAGGGCATCGAAGCCGAAGGCGAAAGCCTCAAGGTGGAATTCGTGCTGCCCTACCCCGAAAACGGCCTTTCGGGCTGGCCTCACCGGGTGGACCTGACGCTGACCATCGTGATGGACGAGCAACTGCACATTCGCCTCACCAGTCATAACCGTGGCAGCGAAACCGTCAGCCTCAGCCAGGCGCTGCACAGCTACTTCGCCGTGAGCGACGTGCGCAACGTGCAGGTCGAAGGGGTCGATGGCCTGAACTACATCGAGACCCTGGACGACTGGAAAATCGTCACCCAGGCCGGCAACCTGCACTTTGCTGGCGAGACCGACCGCATCTATCTCGATACCCCACCAAAGCTGAGCATCATCGACCCGCAGTGGGAACGCCGGATCGAGCTGGCCAGCAGCGGTTCACGCTCGGCGGTGATCTGGAACCCCTGGACCGAACGCGCCAAGGCCTTCAGCGACATGGCCGACGATGGCTGGCAGCACATGCTATGCATCGAGACGGCGAATGTGATGGACGATGTGGTGACGCTGTTGCCCGACGCCAGCCATACCCTTGGCGTGAGCCTCTGCAGCAAGCCGCTCTAACCCACACCACAAAAACCACTGTGGGAGCTTGCTCGCTCCCACATTGGATCTTGGGTCGCGCCAACCAGCCGGTTACAAATCCGCCTCCTGCACCACCCTCACCTTCTCCGCATCCAGCGCATACGCCGCGCTGGCCAGGTCGTTGTCGACCTTTTCGATCTTCAGCGTGCCGGTCACCCACAACGGCGTATAGATGTCATCCAGCTTCAGGCCCTTGGGGTAGCGCACCAGCACCAGTTGATTCGGTGGTGGTGGCGGGACGTGAATGCAGGCGCCGGGGTAAGGCACCAGGAAAAACAGCGTGCTACGGCCCTTGGCGTCGGTTTCCAATGGCACGGGGTAACCGCCGATACGAATGTGCTTGTCGTTCATCGACGCCACGGTCTTGGTCGAATACATCACCGCCGGCAAGCCTTTACTTTGCTTCAGGCCACCTTTTTCGGTGAAGGTGCCGCTGGCTTCGGGGGAGTCGTGGTCGATCTCGGGCATGGCCTCGAGGGCTTTCTGGTCCGACTTGGGCATCAGTTCGAGCCAGTCGGTTTCCGGCAGCTCGGCAGCATGGGCCAGGCCACTGCCCAGCAGAAGAAGGGTCAACACTAGACGGCGCATGAAAGGGCTCGGCAATGAGTGGAAAGTGAAACGCCGAGCATTCTAGCCCCCTCTGCGCGCCAGGCAGAGAGGGCTTTATCGCATTTGAATCAGTTTCTTTTGATCAGGCCGTAGATCACCAGCAGCACCACCGCGCCCACCAGGGCACCGATGAAGCCAGCGCCTTGGCCAGCCTGGTAGATGCCCAAGGCCTGGCCGCCGTAAGTGGCTGCCAACGAACCGCCAATACCGAGCAAGATGGTCATGATCCAGCCCATGCTGTCATCGCCCGGTTTCAGGAACCGCGCCAGCAGGCCAACGATCAAGCCGATAAAGATGGTTCCGATGATTCCCATGGCATTGCCCTCTGATTGGATAGCGATGCCAAAGCCCGATCAGGCTTTGGCACTTAGCCATGAGAGAGGTTAGCCGACGAATGGTTCCACCGATGGCGCGGATTATTGCTCGGCGATCAGCGTCTCGACCTTGATGATCTGCTGGGCCAGCGTCGCTCGGTCCGCGCAGCGCAGGTTGGCGTGACCGACCTTGCGCCCGGCCTTGAATGCCTTGCCATAGTGATGCAAATGGCAGTCAGCGATCGACAGGACTTTCTCGCTGTCCGGCACTTTGCCGATGAAGTTGAGCATCGCGCTCTCACCGACCTTGGCGGTCGACCCCAGTGGCAGCCCGGCCACCGCCCGCAGGTGGTTTTCGAACTGACTGCACTCGGCGCCTTCGGTGGTCCAGTGCCCGGAGTTGTGTACCCGAGGGGCGATTTCGTTGGCCTTGAGGCCGCCGTCCACTTCAAAGAACTCGAATGCCATCACGCCGACATAATCGAGCTGCTTGAGCACCCGACTGGAATAGTCCTCGGCCAGGGCCTGCAACGGATGGTCGGTGCTGGCGACGGACAGCTTGAGGATGCCGTCCTTGTGAGTGTTGTGCACCAGCGGATAGAAACGGATCTCACCGTCACGGGCACGCACGGCGATCAGCGAGACTTCCCCGGTGAACGGCACGAAGCCTTCCAGCAGGCAGGCCACGCTGCCAAGTTCAGCGAACGTACCGACCACGTCTTCAGGCTTGCGCAGGACTTTCTGACCCTTGCCGTCGTAACCCAGGGTACGGGTCTTGAGCACGGCGGGGAGGCCGATGGCAGCGACGGCGGCGTCCAGGTCGGCCTGGGACTGAATGTCGGCAAAAGCCGGCGTGGGGATGCCCAGGTCCTTGAACATGTTCTTTTCGAACCAGCGGTCACGGGCGATCCGCAAGGCCTCGGCGCTCGGGTAGACCGGGACGAACTGGGACAGGAAGGCCACGGTCTCGGCAGGGACGCTTTCGAACTCGAAGGTCACCAGGTCGACTTCATCGGCCAGTTGGCGCAGGTGATCCTGGTCGCCGTAGTCGGCCCGCAGGTGCTCACCCAACGCGCTAGCACAGGCGTCCGGCGCCGGGTCCAGGAAAGCGAAGTTCATTCCCAGCGGCGTACCTGCCAGGGCCAACATGCGACCCAACTGGCCGCCACCGATTACACCGATCTTCATTCGTCAACAACCTCAGGCAATGCGTGGGTCTGGATTGTCCAGGACGCTGTCTGTCTGCTCAGCGCGGAATTTTTTCAGCACGGTATGAAACTGTGGATGCTTGGCGCCCAAAATGCTCGCCGACAGCAGGGCCGCGTTGATCGCACCAGCCTTGCCGATGGCCAGGGTCGCGACCGGGATGCCGGCTGGCATCTGCACGATCGACAGCAACGAATCGACGCCCGAAAGCATCGAAGACTGGACCGGCACGCCCAACACCGGCAGGTGGGTCTTGGCCGCACACATGCCTGGCAAATGGGCGGCGCCACCGGCACCGGCGATGATCACCTCGATGCCACGCGCCTCGGCCTCTTCGGCGTACTGGAACAGCAGGTCCGGGGTACGGTGGGCGGAGACCACTTTCACCTCGTAAGGGATGCCGAGCTTTTCCAGCATATCGGCGGTGTGGCTAAGGGTGGACCAATCGGACTTGGAGCCCATGATCACGCCAACCAGTGCACTCATCGTCGTGCCTCTTCTCTCTGGGCGCCCGCAGGCGCGTCAAAAAACAACAAGCCACGCAGGAAACCGGCGTGGCTTGTTGTACGAATTATGGCCGGGCGAACCGACCGAAGGCCGGGCAGTATACCGAAAATGGTGCGTTAAACGCACTTTCGCCGACCATCTGTCATTTGCGGTGAAGGGGCGGTTTTATTGACTCTCAGGTCAGCAGAGCAACGACACAAATCCCCTGTGGGAGCGAGCAAGCCCACAGTTTGTTTTGGGTGTTCTCAAGATTTGCATACGCCACAGATCCCTTGTGGCGAGGGAGCTTGCTCCCGCTGGCGTGCGAAGCAGGCCCCGGCGGTCCTTCAGGCCGACCGTATCCGCCGGTTCTGCGACTGCTGCGCAGCCGAGCGGGAGCAAGCTCCCTCGCCACAGGGTAGTTGTCTGGCTTGATTGCGCTGTTGGTTACGGTGGCAAGGGTGGGCCCAAGTGCTGTTGAGTTGAGGTAGCCTCAAGCCCGCACCACAGGGGATCCGCGTTGTCTTCAGGATCCGGCCACACTCTGCGCCACACCACCTTCGAGCTTGCGCCACAACAACCGCACATTGGCCTTGCGCACCAGGGCGCAGCGGTACAGGCGGATCTCCAGCGGCACGTGCCATTGTGTCCCACCGCAGATCACCAGTTCGCCCCGGGCCAGTTCGGCGCGTACGCTCAGGTGCGGCACCCAGGCGATGCCCAGGCCTTCCAGGGCCATGCTTTTGAGGCTGTCGGCCATGGCCGTCTCGTAGATGGTGGTGAACCGCAACGCCCGCTGGCGCAACAACTGGTTGACCGAGCGCCCGAGGAAGGCCCCGGCGCTGTAGGCCAGCAGCGGCACGCTGGCCTCGCCTTCAAGGTCGAACAGCGGCTTGCCATCGGCACCGGCGGCGCACACCGGCAGCATCTCGGTCTGGCCCAGGTGCAGCGACGGGAAGATTTCCGGGTCCATTTGCATGGCCGAATCCGGATCGTAGAAGGCCAGCATCAGGTCGCAGCCCCCTTCACGCAAGGCATGGACGGCATCGCCGACGTTGGTCGCCACCAGCCGCGTGGCGATGTTCATCCCTTCATTGCGCAGCTGGGCGATCCAACGCGGGAAGAAGCCCAGCGCCAGGGAGTGGGCGGCGGCCACTTGTATGACTTCGCCCTGCCCGCCCTCCAGGTGATGCAAATGGCGCAACACTTCACCCAGTTGCTCGACCACCGTACGCGCCGTCACCAGGAACAACTGCCCCGCCGCCGTCAGCTCGACGGGCGTGCGCGAACGGTTGACCAGGGTCAGCCCCAGCGCCGCCTCGAGACTGCGGATTCGCCGGCTGAAGGCCGGTTGCGTGACGAAACGCCGCTCGGCCGCCTGGGAGAAACTGCGGGTGGCGGCCAGGGCACTGAAGTCCTCAAGCCATTTGCTTTCAAGATTCATCACGCCTCCCTTAAACGCACCAAAACAGGTCACACGTTCGTCGCACTGCCGACGTCACACCGACATTATGCCGAATATGCATAGGCCAGTGCTTAACAGCATTGGCCCTATTTTTTTCGAGAGCCTAGGATTCGCAGCGTTCCGGCTCAGACCGGGTCCTTATCGAGATGATTTCCATCATGTCCTCCGCTGCATCATTCCGCACAGAAAAAGACCTGCTTGGCGTACTCGAAGTACCAGCGCAAGCGTATTACGGCATCCAGACCCTACGAGCGGTAAACAACTTCCGTCTCTCCGGCGTCCCGATCTCGCATTACCCTAAGCTGGTGGTCGGCCTGGCCATGGTCAAACAGGCCGCCGCTGACGCCAACCGCGAACTGGGCCAGCTCAGCGAAGCCAAGCACGCAGCCATCAGTGAAGCCTGTGCACGATTGATCCGCGGCGATTTCCACGAAGAATTCGTGGTGGACATGATCCAGGGCGGCGCCGGCACGTCGACCAACATGAATGCCAACGAAGTCATCGCCAACATCGCACTGGAGGCCATGGGCCACCAGAAAGGCGAGTACCAGTACCTGCACCCCAACAACGACGTGAACATGGCGCAGTCCACCAACGACGCCTACCCGACCGCGATCCGCCTGGGTCTGCTGCTGGGCCACGACGCGTTGCTGGCCAGCCTCGACAGCCTGATCCAGGCGTTCGCGGCCAAAGGTGAAGAGTTCAGCCACGTCCTGAAAATGGGCCGCACCCAACTGCAAGACGCCGTGCCGATGACCCTCGGCCAGGAATTCCGCGCCTTCGCCACCACCCTGAGCGAAGACCTGGCACGCCTGAAAACCCTGGCGCCTGAACTGCTCACCGAAGTGAACCTGGGCGGCACCGCCATCGGCACCGGCATCAACGCCGACCCGCGCTACCAGGCCCTGGCCGTGCAGCGCCTGGCAACCATCAGCGGCCAGCCGCTGGTTCCGGCTGCCGACCTGATCGAAGCAACTTCCGACATGGGCGCCTTCGTGCTGTTCTCCGGCATGCTCAAGCGCACCGCGGTCAAGCTGTCGAAGATCTGCAACGACCTGCGCCTGCTGTCCAGCGGCCCGCGCACCGGCATCAACGAAATCAACCTGCCGGCCCGCCAGCCAGGCAGCTCGATCATGCCCGGCAAGGTCAACCCGGTGATCCCGGAAGCGGTCAACCAGGTGGCATTCCAGATCATCGGCAACGACCTGGCCCTGACCATCGCGGCCGAAGGCGGCCAACTGCAACTGAACGTGATGGAGCCGCTGATCGCCTTCAAGATCTTCGACTCGATCCGCCTGCTGCAACGGGCCATGGACATGCTGCGCGAGCACTGCATCGTCGGCATCACCGCCAACGAAGCGCGCTGCCGTGAACTGGTCGAGCATTCGATCGGCCTGGTCACCGCCCTGAACCCGTACATCGGCTATGAAAACGCCACCCGCATCGCCCGTGTTGCCCTGGAAAGTGGCCGCGGCGTGCTGGAACTGGTGCGCGAAGAAGGCTTGCTCGACGACGCCATGCTCGACGACATCCTGCGCCCGGAAAACATGATTGCTCCGCGCCTGGTCCCGCTCAAAGCGTGATCGACACGACCACCGCTCACCAGGTCGAGGGACTAGACACCTCTCACCTTTTGAGGGCTTGGGGATCTTCCCCAAGCCCTTTTTTTAATTGATAGCAGCAAAGGATGACTGAACCTGTGGGAAGGAACCTACTCGCGATAAACGACGACGCGCTGCCCGTTGTAAACCGCGTCGCCAGCCAACGCGAGCAGGCTCGTTCCCACAAGAACCTGACCGAAAGGCCAGGTGTTTCAAAGGGTTCGTTTCGTCGGACGCACCACAACTGTGCAGACGGGCACCGCACTGATAGGTATAGTGCCGCCCCTCTTCGCATGAGCGGTCGTCTGCAGCGAGATCCTTAAACATGCGAAAACCGAACTAATAACAAACCCGCGAAAATGGACCGGGACGAAACATCGCCTCACCTGTTGTGCCGCG
This window encodes:
- a CDS encoding 5-(carboxyamino)imidazole ribonucleotide synthase, encoding MKIGVIGGGQLGRMLALAGTPLGMNFAFLDPAPDACASALGEHLRADYGDQDHLRQLADEVDLVTFEFESVPAETVAFLSQFVPVYPSAEALRIARDRWFEKNMFKDLGIPTPAFADIQSQADLDAAVAAIGLPAVLKTRTLGYDGKGQKVLRKPEDVVGTFAELGSVACLLEGFVPFTGEVSLIAVRARDGEIRFYPLVHNTHKDGILKLSVASTDHPLQALAEDYSSRVLKQLDYVGVMAFEFFEVDGGLKANEIAPRVHNSGHWTTEGAECSQFENHLRAVAGLPLGSTAKVGESAMLNFIGKVPDSEKVLSIADCHLHHYGKAFKAGRKVGHANLRCADRATLAQQIIKVETLIAEQ
- the aspA gene encoding aspartate ammonia-lyase produces the protein MSSAASFRTEKDLLGVLEVPAQAYYGIQTLRAVNNFRLSGVPISHYPKLVVGLAMVKQAAADANRELGQLSEAKHAAISEACARLIRGDFHEEFVVDMIQGGAGTSTNMNANEVIANIALEAMGHQKGEYQYLHPNNDVNMAQSTNDAYPTAIRLGLLLGHDALLASLDSLIQAFAAKGEEFSHVLKMGRTQLQDAVPMTLGQEFRAFATTLSEDLARLKTLAPELLTEVNLGGTAIGTGINADPRYQALAVQRLATISGQPLVPAADLIEATSDMGAFVLFSGMLKRTAVKLSKICNDLRLLSSGPRTGINEINLPARQPGSSIMPGKVNPVIPEAVNQVAFQIIGNDLALTIAAEGGQLQLNVMEPLIAFKIFDSIRLLQRAMDMLREHCIVGITANEARCRELVEHSIGLVTALNPYIGYENATRIARVALESGRGVLELVREEGLLDDAMLDDILRPENMIAPRLVPLKA
- the purE gene encoding 5-(carboxyamino)imidazole ribonucleotide mutase, whose translation is MSALVGVIMGSKSDWSTLSHTADMLEKLGIPYEVKVVSAHRTPDLLFQYAEEAEARGIEVIIAGAGGAAHLPGMCAAKTHLPVLGVPVQSSMLSGVDSLLSIVQMPAGIPVATLAIGKAGAINAALLSASILGAKHPQFHTVLKKFRAEQTDSVLDNPDPRIA
- a CDS encoding DUF3299 domain-containing protein; this encodes MRRLVLTLLLLGSGLAHAAELPETDWLELMPKSDQKALEAMPEIDHDSPEASGTFTEKGGLKQSKGLPAVMYSTKTVASMNDKHIRIGGYPVPLETDAKGRSTLFFLVPYPGACIHVPPPPPNQLVLVRYPKGLKLDDIYTPLWVTGTLKIEKVDNDLASAAYALDAEKVRVVQEADL
- a CDS encoding D-hexose-6-phosphate mutarotase, with protein sequence MPTPNVEAVKLDELNAWRIRHGQAELLVAQQGAHILSYQVDGQPPLIWLNDEATFKAGKSIRAGVPVCWPWFGNLTRNPDSVQAMRVTNDPATAHGLVRAMDWELKGIEAEGESLKVEFVLPYPENGLSGWPHRVDLTLTIVMDEQLHIRLTSHNRGSETVSLSQALHSYFAVSDVRNVQVEGVDGLNYIETLDDWKIVTQAGNLHFAGETDRIYLDTPPKLSIIDPQWERRIELASSGSRSAVIWNPWTERAKAFSDMADDGWQHMLCIETANVMDDVVTLLPDASHTLGVSLCSKPL
- a CDS encoding LysR substrate-binding domain-containing protein codes for the protein MNLESKWLEDFSALAATRSFSQAAERRFVTQPAFSRRIRSLEAALGLTLVNRSRTPVELTAAGQLFLVTARTVVEQLGEVLRHLHHLEGGQGEVIQVAAAHSLALGFFPRWIAQLRNEGMNIATRLVATNVGDAVHALREGGCDLMLAFYDPDSAMQMDPEIFPSLHLGQTEMLPVCAAGADGKPLFDLEGEASVPLLAYSAGAFLGRSVNQLLRQRALRFTTIYETAMADSLKSMALEGLGIAWVPHLSVRAELARGELVICGGTQWHVPLEIRLYRCALVRKANVRLLWRKLEGGVAQSVAGS
- a CDS encoding GlsB/YeaQ/YmgE family stress response membrane protein, yielding MGIIGTIFIGLIVGLLARFLKPGDDSMGWIMTILLGIGGSLAATYGGQALGIYQAGQGAGFIGALVGAVVLLVIYGLIKRN
- a CDS encoding acyl-CoA thioesterase, with the protein product MIELEQEDPIPQGDLALQITALPRETNGFGDIFGGWLVSQMDLAGTAMASKVAGGRVATVAIDRMAFLVPVAVGAQLSFYTQALEIGRSSIQMMVEVWSDDPLSSEWRKVTEAVFVFVAIDGSGRTRSVPPRAR